In Emys orbicularis isolate rEmyOrb1 chromosome 12, rEmyOrb1.hap1, whole genome shotgun sequence, one genomic interval encodes:
- the LOC135887051 gene encoding olfactory receptor 11A1-like — MKTTANKQQGNETLITEFILLGFGTLTQLQILLFLLFLAIYIVTMVGNILIIALVVAEQNLHTPMYFFLGNLACLETCYTSTILPRMLASLLTGDRTVSVRGCITQFYFFGSLATTECSLLSMMSYDRYLAICKPLHYAALMNSKFCIKLVVGSWIGGFISIAILIFMMSQLTFCGPNEVDHFFCDLTPIINLSCSNTHTLEVTAFIHSSIFTLPPFLLTLASYVCIISAILRIPSTTGRQKAFSTCSSHLIVVTIFYGTLVIVYLLSGADALKDLNKVFSVFYGVLTPLVNPLIYSLRNKDVKDAFRKTVLRFFVFDKNTDISR, encoded by the coding sequence ATGAAAACTACTGCAAACAAACAACAGGGAAATGAAACGCtcatcacagaattcatcctcctaGGATTCGGGACACTCACTCAGCTACagatccttctcttcctgctgtttctagCGATCTACATTGTGACCATGGTTGGGAACATCCTCATCATTGCGCTAGTTGTGGCTGAGCAgaaccttcacacccccatgtacttcttcctggggaacttggcctgcttggagacctgctacacctccaccatccttCCCAGGATGCTGGcgagtctcctgactggggacagaaccgtCTCTGTTAGAGGCTGCATCACacaattttatttctttggttCTCTGGCAACCACTGAATGTTCTCTCTTATCTATGATGTCTTATGATCGATATTTAGCGATATGCAAACCCCTGCATTATGCAGCCCTTATGAACAGCAAATTCTGCATCAAGCTAGTGGTTGGGTCTTGGATAGGAGGATTTATATCTATTGCCATCTTAATATTTATGATGTCCCAATTAAcattctgtggccccaatgaagttgaccatttcttttgtgatttaaCCCCAATAATAAACCTGTCATGCAGCAATACCCATACATTGGAAGTTACTGCTTTCATACATTCCTCCATATTCACATTGCCTCCATTTCTATTAACGCTGGCATCCTATGTTTGTATCATCTCcgccatcctgagaatcccttccaccaccgggaggCAAAAAGCCTTTTCCActtgctcctcccacctcattgtggtgacaattttctatgggacTCTAGTCATTGTGTATTTGCTATCAGGCGCTGATGCACTAAAGGACCTAaacaaagtgttctctgtcttctATGGAGTCCTGACCCCACTGGTCAACCCCCTCATATACAGTCTGAGAAACAAGGATGTAAAGGATGCCTTTAGGAAAACTGTCCTTAGATTTTTTGTCTTTGACAAGAATACAGATATTTCAAGATAA